A region from the Leptospirillum ferriphilum ML-04 genome encodes:
- the cysE gene encoding serine O-acetyltransferase, whose translation MHESLPPSAGTPASTTMIKALKRDFRAIFERDPASRSRLEVFLTYPGFHAIFLHRIAHALYRSGLKLPARLVSAISRFLTGIEIHPGARIGPGFFIDHGMGVVIGETTEIGEDVTLFQGVSLGGNGKDRGQKRHPTLGNHVLVGAGAKILGNIRIGEGVRVGSNAVVLQSVPAHCTVVGIPGRVVRTKERGYPEAYLDHQDMPDPFLERIESLEKIISDLREELDSARNSRIKP comes from the coding sequence ATGCATGAATCTTTGCCTCCATCTGCTGGTACGCCGGCATCGACGACAATGATCAAGGCACTGAAGAGAGACTTTCGTGCCATTTTCGAGAGAGACCCGGCGTCTCGTTCGCGCCTTGAGGTCTTTTTGACCTATCCGGGATTTCACGCCATCTTTTTGCACCGGATTGCGCATGCGCTCTATCGGAGTGGATTAAAACTTCCTGCCCGCCTGGTTTCTGCCATTTCCCGCTTTCTGACCGGGATCGAAATCCATCCGGGCGCTCGCATTGGCCCGGGTTTTTTTATCGATCACGGCATGGGTGTTGTGATTGGAGAAACGACGGAGATCGGAGAGGATGTGACGCTTTTTCAGGGTGTCAGTCTCGGGGGGAACGGAAAGGACCGGGGCCAGAAACGGCATCCGACTCTCGGAAACCACGTTCTTGTCGGGGCCGGGGCCAAAATTCTTGGCAACATCCGGATCGGGGAGGGGGTGCGCGTCGGATCCAACGCGGTCGTTCTTCAGTCCGTGCCTGCCCATTGCACGGTCGTGGGCATTCCCGGGCGCGTCGTGCGGACAAAAGAGCGGGGATACCCGGAAGCGTATCTGGACCATCAGGATATGCCGGATCCCTTTCTGGAGCGCATTGAAAGTCTGGAAAAAATCATCTCGGACCTTCGGGAAGAACTGGATTCGGCCAGAAACAGCCGAATCAAACCCTAG
- a CDS encoding glycosyltransferase family 9 protein, producing the protein MNTMKTDQGPYPSGPPSEKLVDFQAVQGLSPFPVALDCRYYIGDRPCRFQRDCPGCPHYSPQGTRILILKTGALGDVLRTTILLGGIKRQFPESHITWITAHSAMPLVPRSLVDRVWPVSPETLARLQVETFDLVLSLDKEPEVAALAMLAKAPEKRGMGVDERGAVYPLNPEMAHYFRLGLDNHLKFHLNRRTYPDLLAEAVRISYDPARDDYHLDISDKDREEARRIFVSQGLEPGQPVVGINSGAGGVFVNKDWTFFGYLDLIRELDREKIPVVLLGGDRESQRVSELHRRLKSPYVKDVGTQHSLGLFSALAENCRVIVTGDTLGMHVGLAVKSRVIAIFGSTQPHEIEMFGRGEKVVTPIECAPCYRRSCDIHPSCMELIRHETVMDAVRRQLALSNSART; encoded by the coding sequence ATGAACACAATGAAGACAGACCAGGGTCCATACCCATCCGGTCCCCCTTCGGAAAAACTGGTCGACTTTCAGGCCGTTCAGGGACTTTCCCCTTTTCCTGTCGCGCTGGACTGCCGCTATTACATCGGAGACCGTCCCTGCCGTTTCCAACGGGACTGTCCCGGATGTCCGCACTATTCCCCGCAGGGAACCCGCATCCTGATCCTGAAGACCGGAGCGCTCGGGGATGTCCTCCGGACGACGATCCTCCTGGGAGGAATCAAGCGCCAGTTTCCGGAAAGCCATATCACGTGGATCACCGCGCATTCGGCCATGCCGCTTGTTCCGCGCTCGCTGGTGGATCGTGTCTGGCCGGTTTCTCCGGAAACCCTCGCCCGGCTTCAAGTCGAAACCTTCGACCTCGTGCTCTCGCTCGACAAGGAGCCCGAGGTGGCGGCGTTGGCCATGCTGGCGAAGGCGCCTGAAAAACGGGGAATGGGTGTGGATGAACGGGGGGCGGTGTATCCCCTGAACCCGGAAATGGCCCATTACTTCCGTCTGGGACTCGACAACCACCTGAAGTTTCATCTTAATCGGCGAACCTATCCGGATTTGCTTGCCGAGGCGGTTCGAATTTCTTATGATCCCGCTCGGGACGATTATCATCTCGATATCTCGGACAAGGACCGGGAAGAGGCTCGCCGTATTTTTGTTTCCCAGGGCCTCGAGCCGGGTCAGCCCGTTGTCGGGATCAACTCGGGCGCAGGAGGTGTTTTCGTCAACAAGGACTGGACATTTTTTGGTTATCTCGACCTGATCCGGGAACTGGACCGGGAAAAGATCCCCGTTGTCCTGCTTGGAGGGGACCGGGAGTCCCAGCGCGTATCGGAGCTCCATCGCCGTCTGAAAAGCCCGTATGTGAAAGATGTGGGAACGCAGCATTCGCTGGGGTTGTTCTCCGCTCTGGCGGAAAACTGTCGCGTGATCGTCACCGGCGACACTCTGGGGATGCATGTGGGCCTGGCGGTGAAGTCCCGCGTCATCGCCATCTTCGGGTCCACCCAGCCGCATGAAATCGAGATGTTCGGCCGGGGAGAAAAAGTGGTGACCCCGATCGAATGTGCCCCCTGCTATCGGCGTTCCTGCGACATTCATCCGTCCTGCATGGAACTGATTCGCCACGAAACCGTCATGGACGCTGTGCGCAGACAGCTTGCTCTGTCAAACAGCGCCCGAACCTGA
- a CDS encoding PIN/TRAM domain-containing protein, translating into MNRSMITQLLFLVITAVAGIYVFTVIRGEPWPVGLGIGMAVGGFAILVQYLFGRFSLRIVLGGLVGLYGGLIAGGLLTYSTGTLFHMTLDQTAPMDIFIGLIMGYFGMVTGIRAGREFQHAGSILSFWLEGYRAIPPKILDTSVIIDGRIADICSTGFLEGVFYLPQFVILELQYIADSPDSMKRARGRRGLDVLQRMRTMSQIKVHITDEDFPHIKDVDAKLVALARRMKARIITNDLNLNKVAELQGVRVLNINDLANAVKPVVLPGENMRIYLVKEGKEHGQAIAYLDDGTMIVVDNARKSIGKNVDVVVTSVLQTSAGRMIFGKLKEEGDVVRERSGEGPGGEGLSP; encoded by the coding sequence ATGAATCGTTCGATGATCACTCAGCTTCTGTTTCTGGTTATTACCGCTGTGGCGGGAATCTATGTCTTTACCGTGATTCGGGGGGAACCCTGGCCTGTCGGTCTGGGAATCGGGATGGCCGTTGGCGGATTTGCCATTCTGGTTCAGTATCTGTTCGGCCGCTTTTCCCTCCGGATCGTCCTGGGGGGGCTCGTCGGCCTTTATGGAGGTCTGATCGCCGGAGGACTCCTCACGTATTCGACCGGAACACTCTTTCACATGACGCTCGATCAGACGGCCCCGATGGACATTTTCATCGGTCTGATCATGGGGTATTTCGGGATGGTCACCGGCATCCGGGCCGGGAGAGAATTCCAGCATGCCGGGTCAATTCTGTCTTTCTGGCTGGAGGGATACCGGGCAATTCCCCCCAAGATCCTGGATACGAGCGTGATCATCGACGGTCGCATCGCGGATATCTGCTCCACCGGATTTCTGGAGGGCGTGTTCTATCTGCCCCAGTTCGTGATACTCGAACTCCAGTATATTGCCGACTCCCCGGACAGCATGAAACGTGCGAGAGGGCGCCGGGGGCTCGATGTTCTTCAGCGGATGCGCACCATGTCCCAGATCAAGGTGCATATCACGGATGAGGATTTTCCCCATATCAAGGACGTGGATGCCAAGCTCGTGGCGCTTGCAAGAAGAATGAAGGCCCGGATCATCACAAACGATCTCAATCTGAACAAGGTGGCGGAACTGCAGGGGGTCCGGGTTCTGAACATCAATGATCTGGCCAATGCGGTGAAGCCTGTCGTCCTTCCCGGAGAAAATATGCGGATCTATCTGGTGAAGGAGGGAAAGGAACACGGTCAGGCCATTGCCTACCTGGACGATGGAACCATGATTGTGGTCGACAACGCCCGAAAATCGATCGGAAAAAATGTCGATGTTGTTGTGACGTCAGTCCTGCAGACATCGGCAGGGCGGATGATCTTCGGCAAACTGAAAGAAGAGGGGGATGTTGTCCGGGAACGTTCCGGAGAAGGGCCTGGAGGGGAGGGTCTCTCTCCTTGA
- a CDS encoding ArnT family glycosyltransferase → MKSLLSRGKTRNRSFSLIGPAGVLLLMVVPTLLRLFLIGRFDLGNDEAHYYMYAVHPDFSFFDHPLMIGLLISRGMAWWGQNEFGVRFFAPVLFLLASLILSLIAWKLYPSWSYVLTVLALLNAVPLFGLLGSTLMLPDDPLTVFWLLYLLVFLDAIRRLPTLTSGGKAGVWTLLGTLFGLALLSKYNAVLLPLITFGILFREKSLRPMLREPWPWAGLGVGLLIAWPLFYWNWIHQGASFLFQARHGLGGFSFNWVSFYQMVLGQIGYVSPILWVLLLASLFVVIRSGTPFPEDEGGLRGRIVLWFSLGPLVFFNAVGLFHPILPHWPALGYLSCLLLLAALYQKGKEGTFRPWTRAGVALGAGMTLLVLLQVTLDMIVLPERFPQHIRLKASSPYLEVRFRPVPRWVDITNDLFGFRRLARHLAKEGETDRKEWSFYDSDHFNTADELAFYLHAPDRTLCLVHGTTQFDFWTPPSQFIGRNGIFVSTDKYPTDPRSLYPAGTFRKIVAEPPYAIYRRGHLARIFYVYRLIGLEHLPWQKGERAQ, encoded by the coding sequence GTGAAGAGTTTGTTGTCCCGCGGCAAGACCCGAAATCGCTCTTTTTCTCTGATCGGACCTGCAGGCGTCCTCCTTCTGATGGTCGTCCCCACGCTTCTTCGCCTTTTTTTGATCGGTCGTTTCGACCTGGGAAACGATGAAGCCCATTATTACATGTATGCCGTGCATCCGGATTTCAGTTTTTTTGACCATCCGCTCATGATCGGCCTGCTGATCTCCCGCGGAATGGCGTGGTGGGGGCAAAACGAGTTTGGCGTCCGCTTTTTTGCGCCTGTCCTTTTTCTCCTTGCCTCCCTGATTCTGTCTCTGATCGCCTGGAAACTCTATCCATCCTGGTCCTATGTCCTGACGGTTCTGGCTCTTCTCAACGCAGTGCCTCTGTTTGGACTTCTGGGCTCGACACTGATGTTGCCGGACGACCCTCTGACCGTTTTCTGGCTTCTGTACCTCCTGGTTTTTCTGGACGCCATCCGTCGGCTCCCGACTCTCACTTCCGGCGGCAAGGCCGGCGTGTGGACTCTTCTGGGAACTCTTTTTGGACTTGCCCTGTTGTCCAAATACAATGCGGTTCTCCTTCCCCTGATCACGTTCGGGATTCTTTTCAGGGAAAAATCCCTTCGCCCGATGCTCCGGGAACCCTGGCCCTGGGCAGGACTGGGGGTCGGCCTTCTGATCGCGTGGCCGCTTTTCTACTGGAACTGGATCCATCAGGGAGCGTCCTTCCTGTTTCAGGCGCGCCATGGTCTGGGGGGCTTTTCCTTTAACTGGGTCTCTTTCTACCAGATGGTTCTGGGCCAGATCGGATATGTCTCCCCCATTCTGTGGGTGTTGCTTCTGGCCAGCCTTTTTGTCGTAATCCGGTCCGGAACACCCTTTCCCGAGGATGAAGGTGGTCTGCGGGGCCGCATTGTTCTCTGGTTTTCTCTGGGTCCCCTTGTTTTTTTTAATGCAGTCGGACTGTTTCACCCTATTCTCCCGCACTGGCCGGCTCTCGGGTACCTGTCCTGCCTCCTCCTTCTGGCTGCCCTTTACCAGAAGGGGAAAGAGGGCACGTTCCGGCCGTGGACCCGGGCGGGGGTCGCGCTGGGTGCGGGAATGACGCTCCTGGTCCTTTTGCAGGTGACTCTGGACATGATTGTTCTTCCCGAAAGGTTTCCCCAACACATCCGGCTGAAAGCCTCCTCTCCCTATCTGGAGGTCCGGTTTCGTCCCGTTCCCCGGTGGGTGGACATCACGAACGATCTGTTCGGATTCAGGCGGCTTGCCCGGCATCTGGCAAAAGAAGGGGAAACCGACCGGAAGGAGTGGTCGTTTTATGATTCCGACCATTTCAACACGGCGGATGAGCTGGCCTTTTACCTTCATGCTCCCGACAGGACCCTCTGTCTTGTGCATGGGACCACGCAATTCGATTTCTGGACGCCCCCTTCCCAATTTATCGGCAGGAACGGTATCTTTGTCTCGACGGACAAATACCCCACCGATCCCCGGTCGCTCTACCCGGCCGGAACTTTTCGGAAAATTGTGGCTGAACCTCCGTACGCCATTTACCGAAGAGGACATCTGGCCCGGATTTTTTATGTCTACCGACTGATCGGACTGGAACATCTGCCCTGGCAGAAAGGAGAACGCGCACAATGA
- a CDS encoding phosphatase PAP2 family protein: MDNFLQTLDFTLYRDVLFAPHPDWLNKGMLYITNPQNFFLAIGVAAAFLGTRFGLKGRFLLVCAALSVAITDPLSSRVLKSIFQRERPCHLVHTSHLLNGCSDSWSFPSSHAVNIFSEATIIALIYPKAGPWAYLFALAVGVSRVYIGVHYPFDVLGGAAIGTTVGYLIVRAGERLPLFRGVV; the protein is encoded by the coding sequence TTGGATAACTTCCTGCAGACACTCGATTTTACCCTCTATCGCGATGTTCTTTTCGCGCCGCATCCGGACTGGCTCAACAAGGGCATGCTCTATATCACCAATCCCCAGAATTTTTTTCTGGCCATCGGGGTGGCCGCGGCCTTTCTGGGAACCCGCTTCGGCCTGAAAGGACGATTTCTCCTCGTTTGTGCGGCTCTCAGCGTGGCGATTACGGATCCCCTGTCGAGCCGGGTCCTGAAGTCGATCTTTCAGCGAGAGCGCCCCTGTCATCTGGTTCACACTTCCCATCTTCTGAACGGGTGTTCCGATTCCTGGAGCTTTCCTTCCTCCCACGCCGTCAATATCTTTTCCGAAGCCACCATCATTGCCCTGATCTATCCGAAGGCCGGCCCCTGGGCCTATCTGTTCGCCCTGGCGGTCGGGGTCTCCCGAGTCTACATCGGCGTCCATTATCCGTTCGACGTTCTTGGAGGGGCAGCGATCGGAACAACAGTCGGTTATCTGATTGTTCGGGCGGGGGAAAGACTTCCCCTTTTTCGGGGAGTCGTGTGA
- a CDS encoding glycosyltransferase family 39 protein, with amino-acid sequence MISLWKRPAGNLAIAVVAISTVIHLLLAFGTELVADEAYYWTWALHPAAGYFDHPPLTAWILWVTTHVFGANRFSIRILPVLSGVLLSWILFQMAKSLFRDRWAGFWAVVLLNANILFAAGGFLMTPDTPQVMCYALTLWAFIRGVTEDKRGFILLAGIFLGFGLLAKYTMVLLPPLLFLFLLLSAPYRHWLRRPVLWISLVLSAIIFLPDVYWNRAHHWVSFLFQWHHGMQAHQDTPLATFLDYLGGQVLVLTPGLYVLLLWTGVVTFFRAFREKDPPVLFLWLTSYPVLLFFAYSSFKAKVEANWPVEGYLSAFVLTAAVLSERLDKSPALRKWTWGSLGIAMFMILVVTTQALYPLLPINPKVDGTGRLHGMRRMDKQIREMADRLPAGDHPVAWVVDGYQNASELKFLEYGRLPVYHIHPHRTFRTDALTPAEAQSLAGKPVLLIQNGPHGGFVKELGNHWGPARYLGTIAVPRRWARSRVPVYQVDVYLIQPFRDGFLP; translated from the coding sequence TTGATCAGTTTGTGGAAACGACCGGCCGGAAATCTGGCTATCGCCGTCGTTGCGATTTCAACGGTGATCCATCTTCTCCTCGCTTTCGGCACGGAGCTTGTTGCGGACGAGGCCTACTACTGGACCTGGGCCCTTCATCCGGCCGCCGGATATTTCGATCACCCGCCCCTGACCGCCTGGATTTTGTGGGTGACGACGCATGTGTTCGGGGCCAACCGGTTTTCCATCCGGATTCTTCCCGTCCTTTCCGGGGTTCTTCTCTCCTGGATTCTTTTCCAGATGGCCAAAAGTCTTTTCCGCGACCGTTGGGCCGGCTTCTGGGCGGTGGTTCTTCTGAATGCCAATATTCTCTTTGCGGCCGGGGGTTTTCTCATGACTCCGGACACTCCCCAGGTGATGTGTTATGCGTTGACCCTCTGGGCATTTATCCGGGGGGTGACCGAAGACAAGCGGGGTTTCATCCTTCTGGCCGGAATTTTTCTGGGATTCGGTCTTCTGGCCAAGTATACGATGGTTTTGCTTCCCCCTCTGCTCTTTCTGTTTCTTCTTCTTTCCGCTCCCTACCGCCACTGGCTCCGAAGACCGGTCCTGTGGATTTCGCTTGTTTTGTCGGCGATCATCTTTCTTCCGGACGTCTACTGGAATCGGGCGCACCATTGGGTTTCCTTCCTTTTCCAGTGGCATCACGGAATGCAGGCGCATCAGGATACCCCCCTGGCCACGTTCCTGGATTATCTCGGGGGACAGGTTCTGGTTCTGACACCTGGACTTTACGTTCTGCTTCTCTGGACGGGTGTCGTGACCTTTTTCCGGGCCTTCCGGGAAAAGGATCCTCCCGTTCTGTTTTTATGGCTGACCTCGTATCCGGTCCTTCTTTTTTTCGCCTATTCGAGTTTCAAGGCCAAGGTGGAGGCGAACTGGCCGGTGGAGGGGTATCTGTCCGCGTTCGTTCTGACCGCGGCCGTTCTGTCGGAACGACTCGACAAGAGCCCGGCTTTGAGGAAGTGGACGTGGGGAAGCCTTGGAATCGCTATGTTCATGATACTGGTCGTTACCACCCAGGCCCTTTATCCGCTCCTTCCGATCAACCCGAAGGTTGACGGAACGGGAAGACTGCACGGGATGCGTCGGATGGACAAACAAATCCGGGAGATGGCGGACCGGCTTCCGGCCGGGGACCATCCTGTTGCCTGGGTGGTGGATGGGTACCAGAACGCCTCCGAACTCAAGTTCCTGGAGTATGGACGACTTCCGGTCTACCACATTCATCCGCACCGGACATTCAGAACGGATGCCCTGACACCGGCCGAAGCCCAATCTCTTGCAGGAAAGCCTGTTCTCCTGATCCAGAACGGACCACACGGGGGGTTTGTCAAAGAGCTGGGGAATCACTGGGGACCGGCCCGTTACCTCGGAACCATCGCGGTACCCCGGCGATGGGCCCGCTCCCGGGTTCCTGTCTACCAGGTGGATGTTTATCTGATTCAGCCCTTTCGGGATGGTTTTCTCCCTTAA
- a CDS encoding polyprenol monophosphomannose synthase, which translates to MSPSSLESPGRAPAFSGPLEKPAATLDLLMLIPTYNESENIIGLIERILALSPHWGVLVVDDHSPDGTWALVEEFQKKRSAHVYLLHRYTDRGRGKSGIDGFKKALEMGVPVIGEMDADGSHAPEDLPAMVERLPGVDGVIGSRLVPGGREEGRPFSRTLITRLANLYIRLVLAMPLKDITSGYRIFRREILQDVPWDHLVSQGPSVLQEILYIVFKKGGRLAEVPITFRDRVLGTSTLNSRILRDSLGKILLFRNVYRKVSPLRPEKTR; encoded by the coding sequence TTGTCCCCGTCTTCCCTGGAGTCCCCCGGACGAGCTCCCGCGTTTTCCGGTCCTCTTGAAAAACCCGCTGCCACCCTCGATCTTCTGATGCTGATTCCGACCTATAATGAGTCGGAAAACATTATCGGTCTGATCGAACGGATTCTGGCCCTTTCTCCTCATTGGGGGGTCCTGGTGGTGGATGATCATTCTCCGGACGGAACCTGGGCGCTCGTGGAGGAGTTTCAGAAAAAACGGTCCGCCCATGTCTATCTTTTACACCGGTATACCGACAGGGGGCGGGGAAAGTCGGGTATCGACGGATTCAAGAAGGCACTGGAAATGGGGGTTCCCGTGATCGGGGAAATGGATGCGGACGGGTCCCATGCCCCGGAAGACTTGCCGGCGATGGTCGAGAGACTGCCGGGTGTTGACGGAGTCATTGGATCCCGGCTTGTTCCCGGGGGACGAGAGGAAGGGCGGCCTTTTTCGAGAACGCTCATCACGAGGCTTGCCAATCTCTATATTCGCCTGGTGCTTGCGATGCCCCTGAAGGACATCACGTCCGGATACCGCATTTTCCGTCGGGAAATCCTTCAGGACGTTCCCTGGGACCATCTTGTCAGCCAGGGACCGTCCGTTCTTCAGGAGATTCTCTATATCGTTTTCAAAAAAGGAGGAAGATTGGCGGAAGTTCCCATCACGTTCCGGGACCGGGTGCTCGGGACTTCGACCCTCAACAGCCGGATCCTGCGAGACAGCCTCGGAAAAATCCTTCTCTTCCGGAACGTCTACCGGAAGGTGTCGCCCCTTCGTCCGGAAAAGACCCGTTGA
- the ispF gene encoding 2-C-methyl-D-erythritol 2,4-cyclodiphosphate synthase, protein MKQRSIAVVMAAGGKGVRMGREKPKQFLLLDGRPLFLYSLETCLFHPKIGRVLLGVPREYLDETRRLIETYVTDPDAKTRVRIYEGGRRRQDTVALGVRLLEGDPKITSVMVHDAARPFLSGAILDRACDILRDGKSFGVGIPVSDTLWKRGDSSGHDLLSGIVEREKIVRAQTPQGSPVPVFLEALDRAGRSGDPDFTDEASLLLWAGTPVVIVPGEENNRKITTPEDLAWAEERILYEKGVSSMNGKNPGSPPPPPRWPRVGQGVDVHPFEKGRELWLGGIQIPHTHGLSGHSDADAVIHALCDALLGAVGEGDIGHHFPPSDERYRGQRSLFFLESVVTILRKKGYVPYQADLTIVAERPKISPHAGKMREMLAHALGVLPEDVSIKATTSEKMGFTGREEGLMALAVATVVPTGEKSGE, encoded by the coding sequence TTGAAACAACGCTCTATTGCTGTCGTTATGGCGGCCGGGGGAAAGGGCGTCCGCATGGGTCGGGAAAAGCCCAAGCAGTTTCTTCTTCTGGACGGGAGACCCCTTTTCCTGTACTCCCTCGAAACCTGTCTGTTTCATCCGAAAATCGGGCGGGTCCTGCTCGGAGTTCCCCGGGAATACCTCGATGAGACCCGAAGACTGATCGAAACGTATGTGACGGACCCAGATGCCAAGACAAGAGTCCGGATCTACGAGGGCGGCCGGCGCCGTCAGGACACGGTCGCCCTGGGTGTCCGTCTTCTGGAGGGCGATCCGAAAATCACCTCCGTCATGGTGCATGATGCCGCCCGGCCTTTTCTGTCCGGTGCGATTCTGGACCGGGCCTGTGACATTCTTCGGGACGGGAAATCCTTTGGTGTAGGGATTCCAGTATCCGACACCCTCTGGAAACGAGGGGACTCTTCCGGCCATGATCTGCTTTCCGGGATTGTCGAACGGGAAAAGATCGTCCGCGCTCAGACACCCCAGGGAAGCCCTGTTCCGGTTTTCCTGGAGGCCCTCGACCGGGCCGGCCGTTCCGGAGATCCGGATTTTACGGATGAGGCCAGCCTTCTTCTCTGGGCAGGCACCCCGGTTGTGATTGTTCCGGGAGAAGAGAACAACCGAAAGATCACCACACCGGAAGATCTGGCGTGGGCCGAAGAACGCATCCTCTATGAAAAAGGTGTTTCCTCCATGAACGGAAAAAATCCCGGTTCACCCCCCCCGCCTCCCCGATGGCCTCGGGTTGGTCAAGGTGTGGACGTCCATCCTTTCGAAAAAGGAAGAGAGCTTTGGCTGGGGGGTATCCAGATCCCCCACACGCATGGGCTTTCCGGACATTCCGATGCCGATGCGGTCATCCATGCCCTCTGCGACGCGTTGCTCGGAGCCGTGGGGGAAGGGGATATCGGGCATCACTTTCCGCCGTCCGACGAGCGGTACCGGGGCCAGAGAAGCCTTTTTTTCCTTGAGTCCGTCGTCACGATCCTCCGGAAAAAGGGATATGTTCCCTATCAGGCGGATTTGACAATCGTGGCGGAGCGACCGAAAATTTCTCCACATGCCGGGAAAATGCGGGAAATGCTGGCGCATGCCCTCGGAGTTCTGCCGGAAGACGTCAGTATCAAGGCGACAACGAGTGAAAAGATGGGATTTACGGGAAGAGAGGAAGGGCTGATGGCATTGGCCGTGGCGACAGTTGTTCCGACAGGGGAGAAGTCAGGGGAATGA
- the purH gene encoding bifunctional phosphoribosylaminoimidazolecarboxamide formyltransferase/IMP cyclohydrolase, translating to MGSSSRRALVSVSDKTGLASLGKRLASLGFEILSTGGTARFLRDNGVMVTDVSDVTGFPEIMDGRVKTLHPKIHGALLGRRQNPSHRQAMETHGIHPIDFVFVNLYPFSETVQKPGVTVEEAIEQIDIGGPSMIRSSAKNHESVTVVTDPGDYDRVLSLLEAGQEISPSLRRELAVKAFRSTSEYDRLIVKYFEGLSGSGEGEEESFPERLNLDLSRKQTLRYGENPHQKAALYRYSGEKEGGVAGARQLWGKEMSYNNYLDTDAAWKLVNEFSEPAVVIVKHNNPCGVSLGTSVLEAYQKARDTDPVSSFGGVVAVNRPVDQAGAQEMARIFLEVVVAPGFTPEAKEILTRKKDIRLLEIPGTPGQKEKLEVRTIAGGVLIQSSDTTVAPGMSALKIVGEIQPSQAQIRDALFSFAVGKHVKSNAIILARDGMTIGIGAGQMSRVDSVRLSGMKATRPTAGSVLASDAFFPFRDGIDEAAKLGVSGIIQPGGSIRDEEVLTAAREHNMFMILTGVRHFRH from the coding sequence ATGGGTTCTTCCAGCCGTCGGGCTCTTGTGAGCGTATCGGACAAAACCGGACTTGCCTCTTTGGGAAAGCGTCTGGCTTCCCTGGGATTTGAAATCCTCTCCACCGGAGGAACGGCCCGATTTCTGCGTGACAACGGGGTCATGGTGACCGATGTGTCCGACGTGACCGGGTTTCCGGAAATCATGGACGGCAGGGTCAAGACTCTCCATCCCAAGATCCATGGGGCTCTTCTGGGCCGTCGCCAGAATCCTTCTCACCGTCAGGCGATGGAGACCCACGGCATTCATCCGATCGACTTCGTTTTTGTCAATCTCTACCCTTTTTCGGAAACGGTTCAAAAACCCGGGGTCACGGTGGAGGAAGCCATCGAACAGATCGATATTGGCGGTCCCTCCATGATCCGTTCGTCGGCCAAAAACCACGAGTCGGTCACGGTTGTGACGGATCCCGGGGATTATGACCGGGTTCTCTCTCTCCTGGAAGCGGGGCAGGAGATCAGCCCGTCCCTCCGGAGAGAACTTGCTGTCAAGGCGTTTCGTTCGACTTCCGAGTACGATCGGCTGATCGTGAAGTACTTTGAGGGGCTCTCGGGTTCCGGTGAAGGCGAGGAGGAGTCTTTTCCCGAGCGTCTCAATCTGGATCTGAGCCGGAAGCAGACGCTGCGCTACGGGGAAAACCCTCACCAGAAAGCCGCCCTTTATCGGTACTCCGGAGAGAAGGAAGGGGGCGTCGCCGGAGCCAGACAGCTCTGGGGCAAGGAAATGTCCTATAACAACTACCTGGATACCGATGCGGCCTGGAAACTCGTCAACGAGTTTTCCGAACCCGCGGTTGTCATCGTCAAGCACAACAACCCCTGTGGGGTATCGTTGGGGACCTCTGTTCTCGAGGCCTACCAGAAAGCCCGGGACACGGATCCGGTCTCCTCTTTCGGAGGAGTGGTGGCTGTCAACCGTCCCGTTGATCAGGCCGGCGCCCAGGAGATGGCGCGGATCTTTCTGGAAGTGGTCGTTGCCCCGGGATTTACACCGGAGGCTAAAGAAATTCTCACCCGGAAAAAGGATATCCGGCTTCTCGAAATTCCGGGAACTCCGGGACAGAAAGAAAAGCTTGAAGTGCGGACGATTGCGGGAGGCGTCCTGATCCAGTCTTCCGACACCACGGTGGCTCCCGGGATGTCGGCCCTTAAAATCGTTGGAGAGATTCAGCCGTCACAGGCCCAGATCCGGGACGCCCTGTTCTCCTTTGCCGTCGGGAAACATGTGAAGTCGAACGCGATCATCCTGGCAAGGGACGGGATGACCATTGGCATTGGCGCCGGCCAGATGAGCCGGGTGGATTCGGTCCGGCTGTCCGGGATGAAGGCGACCCGTCCCACCGCCGGGTCCGTTCTGGCATCGGATGCTTTTTTCCCGTTCCGCGATGGAATTGACGAGGCGGCAAAGCTGGGAGTGTCAGGGATCATTCAGCCCGGTGGATCCATCCGGGATGAGGAAGTTCTGACCGCAGCCCGGGAGCACAACATGTTCATGATTCTCACCGGCGTCCGTCATTTCCGCCATTAG